The Spiroplasma litorale nucleotide sequence TAAGGTAGAAAGAAATGCCTGTTACTGAAACTAATATTGCATTAATTCCATATCCTTTAGATATAGTAAACTTTGGATCAATTGTTGATCTCACCTCTGTATTTGGCATTTGTGCCAATATCATTGGAGTTAATATACCTCCCACTGATAATGAGAATAAAGCTAAAATTCATCTATTATTTATTAATGTATCATCATCTGATTTTCTTAAAAAATTAATAATGTATGAACAATAGAATACATTTCCCACAGCTAAATATCCAAGGAATGCGAATAATACAGGTATGTATTGAGGGTCTAGCCCATCAGCTAATAATTGTAGTTGTTCATTACTAGTAATCCCATTTCTAAATATTGACTGAGCTACATATATTAAAGCTCCTAAACCAATAGCGGCCACAATTAAACCAAAAATATTTGCAAGAAATAAAAAGAATCTAAGAGAACCAATTGATCTTCCTGGTCGTACCATAAATTTCACCTCCTAAGGTAATGATATCATTTTTTTATATAAAAATTCTTTTTATATAAAAACAAAAATGTTATTTACTTTCCTCAAAATTGATTAAAATTAAAAACTCGCCAAGGACTTCTTTTGGTGAAGTCATTTTTGCATAGAAATAACCATTTTTTAAAATATGATCGTTTTTATAAACTTTACCTGGTTTATATTTACCGTTATCTAAAACTGCCTCGAAAACTGTCTCTTTATCCATGTTTTCATCTCTACCTATTTTTTCCAAGCTTTTTGGTGCTTCTATATTAAGTTTTTTATGAATGTAACTTATAATTTTAGATTGATATTTTTCATCATCTATATTTAATTTAAACACTAAAACATTCATATATTGTAAATTTGCTTTAAATGTTATATCTGATTCGAATTTATCATCTGTATGAGTAATATCTACAACATAATATATTTTAATATAAAACCTATTTTTAAATGGTTTTTTAATATCGTTTAGATTTTTGAATTCTTTATATGATTCAATACCATACATCCTAATTCCGTTAATTTCTTTAACAGTAGATGGATCTTTTGGATCAACATATTTAACATTTAAAGTAATATTTAAATAATATAAATCACCATATATAAAATTTGTATGTTTTTCAATTTTTATAATTTGTTCAACTTCAGTAATTTTATTAATATCTTTTTCAATGTTTGGTATAAATAAATTTAAATTATCAACACTAGTTTTGCCGATGCTTTTAGTTTCGTTTTTAAATGTTGTTTCAACAGAATCAATTTTAAAACTGGTTGTTTTATATTCGTTCACTTTTTTAAAAATATCTGCAAAAGCATTATTTTTAATGCTCTCTGAGAATTTATTATCTTTGATTTCAGCGCTTGTTATAACACCGTTAGTTTCTCATTTTAAGTTATCAAAATTTATGTTTGCAAAGTTATATAAGTAATCTATATATTCATCTTTCTCTGAAACTGGGGGTTCTTCCTCTTTTGCTTTATCTATATTTATATATCCTAAAACAGCTCCAGATGCAAAACCAAATGTTGAAGCAACTAACATAATTTTTTTCATACATACATCCTCTTAAACATTACATTATTTATAATTTTACTATATTTATTAATAAAAAAACGCCTAAGCGTTTTAAATGTTATTTGGAATTTCTATTATTTTAAATACTGATTCATAATCATTAAGTATTTTCATTTCCTCGTTATTTGATTTAATTTTTATAAGCAATTTTTTATGATAAACAAAATATAATAATATTGCAGTTACAAAAACAATCACTAAATATAATAGTTGGAATGTACTTGATAGAATTGATTGTATATCATCTGTTTTCATAAATCCATTTATTAAATCAATGAAGTACATCACAAAGAAAAATGTTAATAGAATCATTGTTAAAATTCAACCAATGTATTCTCAAACTTTTATTTTTATTTTCTTTCTAAAGCCTTGAACTAATGCTGTAGGTATAACCATATAATAGATTAATAGCAGCAATATTGAAGCTGAATTGGCAATTGTTCCATAATTAAAGGGTGATGGTTTTTTTGCGATACCCTGAACTATGTCTGGTATAAATAAAAATAAGAATCCAGTAACCATTATTATAATAATTGTAGTTAATACACCTGCAATTGGGACATTTTCTTTGTTTTCTTTTTTAAATAATTTAGAAATAAATCTTTGACTAGCTAAAGGTTCAAGGGTTGAACCTCCAAACATTGTAACTTGTAATGATGAATTAAATCTCATTAAAACGGTACATACAATTATAAGCCAAGGACCAAATTTTTTTAAAAAGTCACTATCAAATTTTTTAAATATTTGAAGATTTGGATTCCCACTGAATGGTGCATTAACAGCAAACATAATTATTAAGCTAAACAATATATAAAAAACTGTAGTTGCAATCATTATAATAATTATTGCAATTGGCATATTTTTGCTTCTATTCTTTATGTTTTTTCCTGTTGTAATAAAAGTTTCAATACCCGCAAAGGCAAAGAAGCATGTTGTAAAAGTTTTACTAAATGACGAAAAACCAAACGAAGAATTATTTACATATTGGTCTAGCCCTGAAGATTCACTTGTAAATCCTGCCACCAGTCCAAAGATCATAATTAGTATAGTTATTCCTCATGTCATATATCCAATTATTATAGAAACATATTTATATTTTTTAATTCCAAAGAAAATTATGGTAGCTGCAAACATATATAAACCAAATGCAATTAAATCCAAGTATAAACTTCCTCAAGGACCTCATGAACCTCAAGGGTTTATTTGATTGTTCTTGTCATAACCAACAAGGTTGTTATCTCCACCATCAAAATTTTGCCTTACCATTGATACGATTAAACCCATACCAATAAGAGGAATAACTGAATAGTTGATTATTCCCATTAGTAATCCTCAAAACTTACCAAATGCAGTTCTAACATATTGACTTGCACCACCATTTGCTTGAGGGTGTTGCTTTACAAGTTTTGCAAATGCCCATGCACACATAAAAGCAACAATTCCTTCAAGAACAAAAATTCAAAGTATATGGATACCAACTCCTACATTTTGTCCTTCATCATTTGTATTTGTGACTACACCAGCAAAACTTGCTGTAAATGTAATTCCAGCGATAAAACTAACGCCCATTCATATTAAAGAGAGCAAACCTAACTGCTCTTTTTTCGTTTTCATTCTATTTAATTTCTACCTTCCTATTTAATATGACAGGTATTATTAAAGGATTTCTTCTTTTACATCTAAATATAAAAGGTGAAAGAGACTCTTTTATAGAATTTTTTATAGCACCAAATGTTGGTTTTGAAGAATTTAATACGCTCAAAACAGCATTGGTAACAATATTTATTGCCTCAGCAATAACATTTCCACTTTCTCTAACATAAAAACTACCTCTTGAAACAATTCGAGGTTGTGATGATAATTTGTTAGTTTGTGAGTCAATAGAAATAATTACAGCCATAAGACCATCATGACTTAAAATATTTCTTTCTCTAATAACATTACTTGCTTTACCTGTCATATCTTTACCATCAATAAAAATAGCATCAGCAGGAACTCTTTTTCCAAGTTCTGCAACACCATTATGAAGTAAGATTTGATCCCCATTTGCAACTACAAAAACATTATCTTTTTTAACATTGACTGAATTTGCAGTTTCTCCATGGGTTTTTAGCATCCGATATTCTCCATGCATAGGCATAAAGAATTTTGGTTTTAATAATGTGAATAAAATTTTTTGTTCTTCTTGACTTGCGTGTCCTGAAGTATGTATTTTATTTTCACCGCTATTTTCAATAACGATGGCTCCAATTTTAGTTAAATTGTTGACTACGTTTTCAACATCTGCTCTATTACCTGGAATAGGAGAAGAAGACATTATTACTGTGTCGCCAGGAATAATTTTTATGGTTTGGTGTTCCATTCTTGAAATTCGTGAAAGCGCAGCCATTGGTTCACCTTGACTACCAGTACATAAAATCATAATTTGGTTTTTTGGATAATTATCAATTTCGTTAGGTTTTATAAACATTTTGTCATTAATATTTAAATGCCCAATTTGTCTAATTATTTTAATGATTCTTTCAATACTTCTACCTATGACAATTATTCTTCTACTATATTTATTAGCTAATTCAATGATGTGTTGTAATCTATGAACATTTGAAGCAAAAGAAGCAATTATAATTCTGCCTTTGGCTTTTAAAAAATGAACATCAATATTTTGAATAATCTTTTTCTCTCCAATAGTATAACCTTCAACCTCTGCATTAGTAGAGTCAGCCATTAGCAATTGAATTCCTTCGTTCCCTCATTTAGAAAGTCTTTGAATATTTGCGTTATGTCCTAGTGGTGTTCAGTCAAATTTATAGTCTCCAGTAGAAAAAATAGCTCCATTTGGAGTCTCTATATAAATACCAAATGCGTCAGGAATTGAATGATTTACTGCTGCAAATTCAAGTTTAAAGTGTTTTGTTGAATATACATCATTTTCGACATACTCTCTAACAACTGTTTTATTTTGTAATTTAAATTCTTTTAATCTATCTCTGATTAAAGCAGCAGCTAATTCTGGTGCATATATTACAGGAACATCAACTTGTTGTAAAAGATATGGAATACCACCAATGTGATCTTCATGACCATGAGTTATAAATAAAGCTTTTACTTTTTCATTATTTTCAACAAGATGACTAAAATCAGGTATAACTGCAGTAATACCTAATTGGGTATTATCTGGAAATTTAACCCCTGCGTCTAAAATTATAATTTCATCATCATGTTCTATACAATATGTATTTTTCCCAACTTCTTCAAGTCCACCTAATGCATATACTTTAGTTGGTAGTTCTGAGTAATCTAATTTTTTTCTTTCTGGATTTTCATTATCCTCTAGTTTTTTTACTATTATTTTTTTTTCTAATTCACTTAATAAATTATTCTTATCGTTATTTTCCATTTTTTATTCCTTTCAAATTATTAAATTTATATTATCTGTTAATTAAATTATCATAGAAGAACATTTGAAAATATTATAACAAAAATATTACTATTTATTTTTTTTAAAATACATAATTTTACAAAAAAAAATTTATACCGTAGTATAAAATTTATTTCAATTATATTAAAAATCAATCATCTTCTGAGTAAAAAGGTTGTTTTTTATTAATTCAATCATAAAACAACTTACCATTATTATGATCCAATTCATGTTGAAATACAATTGCTTTGTAACCCCTTAAAGTAAGGTTTACTTCTTTTTTTGTTAATCAATCATAACCTGTCACCTGAATTTTATAACTTCTTGGAACTAAACCTTTGTAATCTTTATCAACGCTAAGACAACCTTCACCGCCATCAAGACAAGCAATTTGATTGCTTTTTGCAATAATTTTTCCATTTATAATTGCATATTCTTCAGCATTATCTTTACTATCTTGATGCTCTTCAGATTTTTTCTTTTTTGTTCACTCAAATCTTGCAAAAAACATATTCTTATTTACACCAATTTGTGGTGCAGCCAAACCAACTGCAGGTCTTAAATGATCTTCTTTTTGTTTGTTATTTAAAATTGGGTCTTGACTGTATCTTACAAAATCAATTAAACGGTGCATTGTATTTTCATCTTCTGAACTTAATGGTAATTTTACATCTAATGATGTGTTTCTTATGACCTCAGGTTGATTATCTTTCCAAAGTCATTTGTTAGTGGGAATCTCTTTTTGCAAAAGATCCTTTTCTAAATCTAATTTCATATAAATACCTCAAAAATAATTATATAATAAATTTAATTTCTTAGAGTAAAAAGAGGTTTTATGAAGGTTATTAGTGGTAAATTTAAAGGGCGAAAACTAAATGTTCTTGAAGGTTTGAATACAAGACCAACATTAACAAGAGTTAAAGAGGACATTTTCAATGTATTAAATAATTATTTTATATATAATGAAAAAATTTGTTTAGATTTATTTGCTGGAAGTGGGGCTCTTGGAATTGAAGCAATATCAAGAGGGGTAAAACATGTTTATTTTAATGAACATAACAAAGATGCAATTAAAGTATTAAACTCAAATCTTGAAAAGATAGGTAAAGAAGATTTTACAATATTGAATTTAGATTTTAAAGACGCTTTAAAATATATGTTGGAAAACAATATAAAAATAGATTTACTTTTTCTAGATCCACCATTTAAAGAAGTTGGCTATTATAAAGATTTTTTTGAGTACATTAGTAAGGTAAAAATAATCAATAATTATGGTATATTAATAATAGAGTCTAAAGAAATTTTAGAAAAAAATTTACTATTAGGTTACGTGTGTTTAAAATATAAATTTTATAAGAATAAGCATTTATATATTATTAGGTTAGAGGAATAGAAATGAAAAAAGGAAAAATAATTATTTTATCTGGTCCATCAGGTGTTGGAAAAGGAACAATTAATAAGGAATTAGCAAAAGATAATTCATTAAATCTTACACAATCAATATCAATGACAACAAGAGCGGCCAGACCAGGAGAAGTTGATGGAGTAAACTATTTTTTTGTAGACAGAAGCACTTTCAAGGATGCAATTGAACATGATGAATTAATTGAATATGCTGAATTTATTGGTAACTTTTATGGAACTCCTAGGAAGTATTTATACGACAAAATTGAAAATGGTGAAAACGTTGTTTTAGAAATTGAAGTAACTGGTGCCACTCAAATATTAAAAAAAGAAGAATCAAGTAAATTGGTTTCAATTTTTTTAATGCCACCCAATTTAAAACAACTAGAAAATAGATTACGCAATCGCGGAACTGAAAATGAAGAAGTTATAAAACAAAGATTAGACAAGGCATTATTAGAGATACCTCTAAAACATAAATATCAGTATGTAATTACAATTGATAGTGTTGAAGATGCGGTTGAAAAAGTTAAAGAAGTATTAACAAAAGAAGATACACTTGAAAAAGATTGAAAAACAAGTAAATATTATAAACTAAATGAAGATGTTAAAAAAATCATTACAGACCAATATATGTTTTTGGTTGACAATTGAAAAGACAATGTTATACATTTAGATAACTTTAAAGATATTAAAAGTTTTAATTTTTTAGAATATTTAATCAATTTTTTAACTGAAAAAATATATAAATTTGTATTAGCACACGAAGAATTAAAAAGTTTAGAGAATTTCAACAAAGTAAAATCATACGCAGAAAAATTTATGTTAGACTTTAATTTTTTTACAATAGAGCAGGAATAAAATGAATCCAAGATTTATATCGTTAAATATTTTAGACAATGTAATATTTAATAATTTGTTTGCAAATAAACAATTAAATAATATAAAAAATAATATGAGTATATCAAAAAATGATATTTTTTTTATTTTTAAATTAGTTTATGGAGTTATTCAATATAAGCTTTACTTAGAATATGTAACGAATAAAGTTTTAAAAAAAGAAATAAAAAATAATAAAATAAAAATAATTATTTGAATGGCATTGTTTCAATTAGTTTTTTTAAATTCTAAAGCTTATTATGTAATAAATGAAGCTGTTGAATTATCAAAAAAAGTTGATCATAATTTATCTTCATTTGTTAATGCAGTTCTTAGAAAACTTCAAAATAAAGAATATTGAAAAGTAAATATTAAAAATAAAAAAAATGTCGCCCCTTTAAAAGAAGGTATCCCATATTGACTCTTCGATCAAATATCTAAACAATACTCAATTGATATTGCAAAAAAATGAATTGAATATGTTAATAAAGAATCAAATTTATATGTAAGATTAAATACATTGAAAATAAGCAAAGAAAATTTTATAAATAATTATAATGATGTTTTAAAAATAGAAGAATTAGAAATTTCTAACAACTTTTTTATTGTTAGCTCTAACTTATTTGAAACTGATTTATTAAAAAAAGGTTTTGTTTATATACAAGACCCATTAAGTGGATTGGCGTGTGAAATTTTAAATCCAGAAAAGAATTCTAAAATACTTGATATGTGTTGTGCGCCTGGTGGTAAATTAAGTTATTTAAGTCAATTAGTTAATCAAGAAGCAGATATTACAGCTATTGAAATTAATGAAAATAAAAAAAATATAATACAAAATAATTTAGAAAATCTTGGTATTTTAAATATAAATATAAATTATATTGATGCAGTTGATTATAAAACCAAAACAAAATTTGACTACATACTATTGGATGCTCCGTGCACTGGATATGGGGTGATCAAAAATAAGCCAGAGATAAGATTAAGAAAAAGTACTAATGATGATATTCAAAAACTTTATAATTTACAAAAAAAACTACTAGAAAAAGCATATAGTTTATTATCTAAGGGTGGAGCAATTGTTTATTCAACTTGTACAATTAATAAAAATGAAAACGAATTTCAAATTGATGAGTTTTTAAAGAAACATAAAAAAATGAAAAAAGTTTATGAAAAACAATATTTTGGTTTTGAATACAATACTAATGGTTTTTACATATGTAAGTTAATTAAGAGTAGTGTTTAATTAAAATCACTATATATGGTATAATTAGAAATGGAGTTAACATGAAAAAAAATAGTATCTTTAATTACACATTAGAAAATTTAGAAATCTTCCTTGAAAAAAATAACTTTAAAAAGTTTTCTGCAAAACAAATATTTAATTGACTTTATGTTAAAAATATTTTAGATTTTGATTTAATGACAAATTTAAGTAAAGAACTTAAAACGTTTTTAAAGGAAAATTTTGAAATTAATGAACTTAATTTATTGGTTTCTGAAGAATCAAATGACGGTACAATAAAATTGCTTTTTATGTTAGACGATAAAAAAACAATTGAAACAGTATTGATGCCACAAAAATACGGTCAATCAGTTTGTGTTACCACTCAAGTTGGTTGCAAAATGTCTTGTACTTTTTGTGCATCTGGTCTTATAAAAACCGAAAGAAATTTAGAAACTTATGAAATGGTACTTCAAATACTTACTATTAATAAAATTTTAAAAGATAAATATATAGATGACCCTGATAATCCAAAGGCAAGAGTAAGTCATATTGTGGTTATGGGGATTGGCGAACCATTTGATAATTTTAAAAATGTTTGAGATTTTGTAAATATAGTCAATAATGGAAATGGTTATAAAATTGGTGCTAGACATATAACTATTTCAACTTGTGGTGTAGTTCCTAAAATAATTGATTTCGCGAATTTAAATAGTCAAGTAAATTTAGCAATATCATTGCACGCTCCAAATAACGAAATAAGAAATAAACTTATGCCTATTAATAAAGCGTACCCAATTGAAAAACTAATTGATGCAGTTAAATATTATGTTAATAAAACTAACAGAAGAATTACTTTTGAATATATTTTAATCGAGGGGATAAATGATTCAGAGCAAAATGCAATTGAATTAGCAAAACTTGTAAAAGGTATCAACGGTTATGTAAATTTAATTCCATACAACGAGGTTGAAGAAAATCCATTTAAAAGATCAACAAAAATAAGTCAATTTTTTCAAGTGTTAAAAAAATTAAATGTAAATGCAATATTGAGAAAAGAATTTGGTATTGATATTAATGCAGCTTGTGGTCAACTTAGAGCAAAAAGAGAAGGAATCTTAAAGAATGAAATTTAAACATACAATGTTATCAGAAATTGGTAACTACAGAAAACTAAATCAGGACTATGTAGGATTTGTAGAAAATAATGGTAATGCTTTCGGAATAGTTTGTGATGGAATGGGTGGACATGCTCACGGTGAAGTTGCATCAAAAATTGCAGTTGAAAAATTTATAAAACTATTCAAAGAACAAGATTTTAATGGATTAAATCAAAAAGATATTAATAGATGATTAAGAAATAGCGTAAGTGAAATTTTAAATGAAATGGTTGAATATTCAAATGAGCATTTCGAAACTAAAGATATGGGAACCACACTAACTGCAATATTATTTACTTCAATTGGAGGTTTCGTAGTGAACATTGGTGACTCTAGAACTTATAAATTAGTTGGAGAAGATATTCACCAAATAACACAAGATCAAAATTTGTGAAATTCAACACCTGAAGCAGAAAGAAATGATATGAAAATGTCAGGTCTTTATAGTGAAGTCAATGAAGTTACATTTTGAAAAGTTTTAACAAGTGCTTTAGGGCCACAAAAAACATTAAGAATTGATACATACTTCATAGAAGATATAAGTGGTACTTATTTTTTAACCACTGATGGTATTCATGATTATATGGATAATGAACTTACAGCATCAACTTTAGCAAACAAAAAAATTAAATTAAAAGATAAAGCTTTTTATATAATTGAAGACGCTAAAGAAAATGTATCGACTGATAATTTAACTATACTAATAATAGAAGTGGAGTAGAATCCATTTTTTTGCTATTATATTAAAAAGGAGCAATAATGAGAGATTACGAAACTGGTGAACTTTTAGCAGATAGATATGAAATTATTGAAAAACTAGGTAAGGGTGGAATGGCATCAGTTTATAAAGCTATTGATGCATACACCAGAACAATAGTTGCAGTTAAAGTAATAGCTCCAGAAATTGTTATAAAACCTGTTGGACAAGAGCGATTTGAAATCGAAAAAGAAGCTTTTGCTAAATTAGGAATGAATCCATATGTAGTCAAACTTTTTGATGTTATTCAATCAGGAAGCGAATGGCTTATAATTCTTGAAAATGTTGATGGAGGAACTTTAAAAGACAAATATCGCCAATTTGGAGCAATGACTTTATCAGAAATTAAATATTACTTTTCAAAACTTTGTGATGCGTTAGAAGATGCTCATAATTTGGGAATAATTCACAGGGATATTAAACCTGATAATGTTTTGCTAACTAAAAGCGGTCAAGTTAAGCTTGCCGATTTTGGAATTTCTGTTATGGAAGGTTATGATACAGAAGTTGAAAAAGCTATTGGAACTCCAAAATATATGCCACCAGAAATTATTGCTGCTCAAAAACCAACTCCACAGAGTGATATATACTCGTTAGGAATAATGTTATATGAATTTAGTACTGGAATTGCGCCATTTGTCGGTAAAGAAGCAAAAAAAATAGCTGGTAAACATTTAAGAGAAGCTCCAACCTTTCCGAGATTGATAAACCCAGCTATTCCTCAGAGTCTTGAAAATATAATACTTAAGATGATTGAAAAAGAACCACAATATAGATATCAAAGTGCTTCTGAAGTTAAAAGGGACCTTTTAAAAGTAAAACAAACTGATTTAGTTAAGCAATACACTTATCATAAAAAAGTTTTTTTAATGGCAGGAGATAAGGCTAGAAAATTTAATGTAGGAACTTTTTACAGTAAATTACCATTAATTGCCAAAAATAGATTTTCATTTGCATTATCATTTGTAATACTTTTATCTATAATTGCATTCGTTATTGTCTTAGTATTTGTTTAATATGCAATCAGGAATAGTATTAAAAATATTAAGTGAATTTGTGTATGTTTTTTTTAATAATGATATATACGTTTGTAACTCAAAAGGAATTCTAAGACATAACAAAAAAACACCAATAACAGGAGATTACGTAGACTTTGAAATAATTGATGAGGTCTTACAGCAGGGTTTGATTAAAAATATAAAAAAAAGACGAAATGAGTTATATAGACCTAAAATTGCAAATATTGATCAAGCAATAATTGTAACATCATTGAGAGAACCAAATCTTAATACATTCACTTTGAATAAGTACTTATTTTTCATAGAATCCTTAAATATTGAACCTGTTCTGCTTTTTACTAAAACTGATCTCTTAAATAAAAAAGATTTAGATTATATTAAAGCAGTTGAGTATTCAAAATTAAAATATAAGACAATATTTATAAGTAATGTAAATAAAGTCGATGAAAATTTTAATAAACTTGAAGAAGTGGTAGAAAAAAAAGTATCTGTATTTACAGGTCAAACAGGTGCAGGTAAATCAACTACTTTAAATAATTTAATACCAAATTTATTTGAAAAAACTCAAGAAATATCTAAGTCTTTAAATAGAGGTAAACACACAACAACTAAAAATGAGTTATTTCAATATAACAATGGTTTAATAGCTGATACACCAGGATTTTCATCATTTGAATTTAAAAATATAGATGTATTAGAGTTAGTAAGTGGTATTAGGATATTTTCTCAATACAGTAATAAATGCAAGTTTAATAACTGTGTGCATATAAATACTCCTAATTGTGAAGTGTTTAGACAAGTTGAAGATTCTAAGATTCCTAAATTTATATATGATGATTATGTTAAAGTGATAAATGAATTAAGAGCTTCAATTAAAAAGGGGTAGTTATGAAAAAAACTATAGCAGCAGCAAGCATACTAACAGCTGATTTTTTAAATTTAAAATTAGAACTAGATAAATTATGAAAAGCAAACATTAAATGAATCCACTATGATGTAATGGACTATAATTTTGTACCTAATTTATCTTTTGGACCAAAAATACTATCAGATATTACAAATTTTTATGATTTCAATATTGATATTCACTTTATGGTAAGAATAGATGAAAAATGAAATATAAATGATTATTTAAATTCATTTATGCTAAATAATGTAAAACAATTTACTTTTCATATCGAGTCTCTAAATGATTCTCAAATTAATGAAGTGCAAAATTTTTGTTTAAAAAATAGAATTAATTTTTCATTGGCCATTAACCCAAATACAAGTATTGAAAGAATAGAAAAATACTTTAAAATCCTCGATAATATTCTAGTAATGAGTGTCCAACCTGGTTTTGGAGGGCAAAAATTTATTGAAGATGTGATTATAAAAATCAAAGATTTAAAAAATATTAAAAACAAAAATAACTATAGCTATACAATTGAAATTGATGGTGGAATAAATCAAGAAACATATAAAATTGCTAAAGAAGCAGGTGTTGATATTTTAGTTGCAGGTAGTTACTTAGTAAATAAAAATATTACACAAGAGGAATTGTTTGAAAGAGTGAATCAAATTGAAAAATAAGGCTTTAATCGTTTGTTGTGAAAATGATTTAAATTTGAAAGTATTTGAAAAATCACATTATATAGTTGGTGTTGAAAGAGGATGTTTAGATTTAATTCATAAATCAATATTAATTGATGATGCAATTTCTGATTTTGATAGTGTTACTAAAAAAGAAATTCAACATATAAGAGATAATGTAAAAAACTTTGTTAAGTTAAATGAAGAAAAAGATTTTCTTGATGGTGTTGCAGCAATACAACATGTTATAAATAAATATAATATTAATGATATATCAATAGTGTTAAAACCAACTAAAAGAATGGATTTTAACTTGTCAATTATTGAATTGGTTGAGTATTATAATGTTAAAATAATTAATGATTTTTCATTAGCGTTTAAACTAAAAAAAGGAAGAAATGTATTAGAATACTTTAGATATGATTCATTTAAATACGTCTCTTTATTTCCATTAAAAAACTCAATCATTACAATTAAAAACATGAAATATTGTGTTGAAGAAATGTTGTTTGAAAAACATAAAACAGTTGGTTTTTCAAATGAACTAATAAATCAACTTAATCCAGAAATTATTACAAATGAAGAAGTTA carries:
- a CDS encoding APC family permease; this encodes MKTKKEQLGLLSLIWMGVSFIAGITFTASFAGVVTNTNDEGQNVGVGIHILWIFVLEGIVAFMCAWAFAKLVKQHPQANGGASQYVRTAFGKFWGLLMGIINYSVIPLIGMGLIVSMVRQNFDGGDNNLVGYDKNNQINPWGSWGPWGSLYLDLIAFGLYMFAATIIFFGIKKYKYVSIIIGYMTWGITILIMIFGLVAGFTSESSGLDQYVNNSSFGFSSFSKTFTTCFFAFAGIETFITTGKNIKNRSKNMPIAIIIIMIATTVFYILFSLIIMFAVNAPFSGNPNLQIFKKFDSDFLKKFGPWLIIVCTVLMRFNSSLQVTMFGGSTLEPLASQRFISKLFKKENKENVPIAGVLTTIIIIMVTGFLFLFIPDIVQGIAKKPSPFNYGTIANSASILLLLIYYMVIPTALVQGFRKKIKIKVWEYIGWILTMILLTFFFVMYFIDLINGFMKTDDIQSILSSTFQLLYLVIVFVTAILLYFVYHKKLLIKIKSNNEEMKILNDYESVFKIIEIPNNI
- a CDS encoding ribonuclease J is translated as MENNDKNNLLSELEKKIIVKKLEDNENPERKKLDYSELPTKVYALGGLEEVGKNTYCIEHDDEIIILDAGVKFPDNTQLGITAVIPDFSHLVENNEKVKALFITHGHEDHIGGIPYLLQQVDVPVIYAPELAAALIRDRLKEFKLQNKTVVREYVENDVYSTKHFKLEFAAVNHSIPDAFGIYIETPNGAIFSTGDYKFDWTPLGHNANIQRLSKWGNEGIQLLMADSTNAEVEGYTIGEKKIIQNIDVHFLKAKGRIIIASFASNVHRLQHIIELANKYSRRIIVIGRSIERIIKIIRQIGHLNINDKMFIKPNEIDNYPKNQIMILCTGSQGEPMAALSRISRMEHQTIKIIPGDTVIMSSSPIPGNRADVENVVNNLTKIGAIVIENSGENKIHTSGHASQEEQKILFTLLKPKFFMPMHGEYRMLKTHGETANSVNVKKDNVFVVANGDQILLHNGVAELGKRVPADAIFIDGKDMTGKASNVIRERNILSHDGLMAVIISIDSQTNKLSSQPRIVSRGSFYVRESGNVIAEAINIVTNAVLSVLNSSKPTFGAIKNSIKESLSPFIFRCKRRNPLIIPVILNRKVEIK
- the def gene encoding peptide deformylase, with product MEKDLLQKEIPTNKWLWKDNQPEVIRNTSLDVKLPLSSEDENTMHRLIDFVRYSQDPILNNKQKEDHLRPAVGLAAPQIGVNKNMFFARFEWTKKKKSEEHQDSKDNAEEYAIINGKIIAKSNQIACLDGGEGCLSVDKDYKGLVPRSYKIQVTGYDWLTKKEVNLTLRGYKAIVFQHELDHNNGKLFYDWINKKQPFYSEDDWFLI
- the rsmD gene encoding 16S rRNA (guanine(966)-N(2))-methyltransferase RsmD, with the protein product MKVISGKFKGRKLNVLEGLNTRPTLTRVKEDIFNVLNNYFIYNEKICLDLFAGSGALGIEAISRGVKHVYFNEHNKDAIKVLNSNLEKIGKEDFTILNLDFKDALKYMLENNIKIDLLFLDPPFKEVGYYKDFFEYISKVKIINNYGILIIESKEILEKNLLLGYVCLKYKFYKNKHLYIIRLEE
- the gmk gene encoding guanylate kinase, with amino-acid sequence MKKGKIIILSGPSGVGKGTINKELAKDNSLNLTQSISMTTRAARPGEVDGVNYFFVDRSTFKDAIEHDELIEYAEFIGNFYGTPRKYLYDKIENGENVVLEIEVTGATQILKKEESSKLVSIFLMPPNLKQLENRLRNRGTENEEVIKQRLDKALLEIPLKHKYQYVITIDSVEDAVEKVKEVLTKEDTLEKDWKTSKYYKLNEDVKKIITDQYMFLVDNWKDNVIHLDNFKDIKSFNFLEYLINFLTEKIYKFVLAHEELKSLENFNKVKSYAEKFMLDFNFFTIEQE
- the rsmB gene encoding 16S rRNA (cytosine(967)-C(5))-methyltransferase RsmB; protein product: MNPRFISLNILDNVIFNNLFANKQLNNIKNNMSISKNDIFFIFKLVYGVIQYKLYLEYVTNKVLKKEIKNNKIKIIIWMALFQLVFLNSKAYYVINEAVELSKKVDHNLSSFVNAVLRKLQNKEYWKVNIKNKKNVAPLKEGIPYWLFDQISKQYSIDIAKKWIEYVNKESNLYVRLNTLKISKENFINNYNDVLKIEELEISNNFFIVSSNLFETDLLKKGFVYIQDPLSGLACEILNPEKNSKILDMCCAPGGKLSYLSQLVNQEADITAIEINENKKNIIQNNLENLGILNININYIDAVDYKTKTKFDYILLDAPCTGYGVIKNKPEIRLRKSTNDDIQKLYNLQKKLLEKAYSLLSKGGAIVYSTCTINKNENEFQIDEFLKKHKKMKKVYEKQYFGFEYNTNGFYICKLIKSSV